One genomic window of Cercospora beticola chromosome 5, complete sequence includes the following:
- a CDS encoding uncharacterized protein (MEROPS:MER0061068~BUSCO:EOG092649QJ~antiSMASH:Cluster_16), giving the protein MPAEEAPLGKLDGLELPAAADMHVHLREGDMTEIVVPTIRQGGVNTVFVMPNLVPPITTVHHALQYKKRLEELEPNVLFLMSLYLHPNIKPETVIEAKKKGIAGIKSYPHGVTTNSSHGVMSYEDFYPVFEEMERQDIVLNLHGELPPSAGSDITVLNAEEAFLPTLLDLHKRFPNLRIVLEHCTTAAAINAVNSCSDKVVGTITAHHLFLTVDDWAGDPHCFCKPVAKNPSDRRALLEAAVSGNPKFFLGTDSAPHPAKSKRSDKVAAGVFTQPHAVGLVIDAFERGVEKQYISADDVTPEKLKGFLSSYGRDFYKVKDEKNERIVLSRSSAAIAESLKNEDESIEVVPFRRGKMTWGVSWK; this is encoded by the exons ATGCCGGCAGAAGAAGCGCCGTTGGGCAAGCTCGATGGCCTCGAGCTgccagctgcagcagacatGCATGTGCATTTGCGGGAGGGCGATATGACCGAGATTGTGGT GCCCACCATTCGCCAAGGCGGCGTCAATACTGTGTTTGTCATG CCAAATCTCGTGCCTCCGATCACGACAGTCCATCATGCTCTCCAATACAAGAAGCGCCTCGAAGAGCTGGAGCCCaatgtcctcttcctcatgTCACTGTACCTGCACCCTAACATCAAGCCGGAGACCGTGATtgaagccaagaagaagggtaTTGCTGGAATCAAGTCTTATCCTCATGGAGTTACCACAAACTCGAGCCACGGTGTCATGTCGTACGAAGACTTCTATCCCGTTTTCGAGGAAATGGAACGCCAAGATATTGTGTTGAACCTCCATGGAGAGCTCCCGCCGTCTGCCGGCTCCGACATCACCGTTCTGAACGCCGAAGAGGCTTTCCTACCTACTCTTCTGGACCTTCACAAGCGCTTTCCCAATTTGCGAATCGTTCTCGAACACTGCACTACCGCAGCGGCGATCAATGCAGTCAACTCATGCAGCGACAAGGTAGTGGGCACCATTACTGCCCACCATCTCTTCTTGACCGTCGACGACTGGGCCGGCGACCCGCATTGTTTCTGCAAACCTGTGGCCAAGAACCCTTCAGATCGAAGAGCACTCCTCGAAGCCGCAGTGAGTGGCAATCCAAAGTTCTTCCTCGGCACTGATTCCGCACCTCATCCCGCCAAATCGAAGCGCAGTGATAAAGTCGCCGCCGGCGTTTTCACACAACCGCATGCTGTAGGCCTTGTCATCGATGCCTTTGAGCGAGGAGTGGAGAAGCAGTACATCAGTGCCGACGATGTGACACCGGAGAAGCTGAAAGGATTTCTCTCCTCGTACGGTCGCGATTTCTACAAGGTGAAGGATGAGAAGAACGAGCGCATTGTGCTGAGCAGGAGTTCGGCCGCGATCGCTGAGAGTTTGAAGAACGAGGACGAATCGATTGAGGTCGTTCCCTTTAGGAGAGGGAAGATGACGTGGGGCGTTTCGTGGAAGTGA
- a CDS encoding uncharacterized protein (antiSMASH:Cluster_16) produces the protein MTRRIVYGVSLWVFLGAAACTIASIALPDWVSYSSPVEGHDPIKISYGLHKRCSSVTGQCTKFPQYDDCHGDDRSFCSIWRTVGFAMNFSVVLLLACLVAYVTILVGGRGTREVGWKILCPLLSVVALAQLVAMSLVAGLYEHDARFFVGWTLAKSFILCTVSWIVLFVNATSVLGAAFCLEPEDDYERIP, from the exons ATGACACGGAGAATTGTCTATGGCGTGTCGCTCTGGGTCTTCCTAGGCGCCGCCGCGTGCACCATCGCTTCCATCGCCCTTCCTGACTGGGTCAGCTACTCCTCGCCCGTCGAAGGCCATGACCCGATCAAAATATCATACGGCTTACACAAGCGTTGCTCCTCCGTGACGGGGCAATGCACCAAATTCCCGCAATACGATGACTGCCATGGCGATGACAGGTCATTTTGCAGCATTTGGCGGACCGTAGGATTCGCCATGAACTTCAGCGTTGTCCTGCTTCTGGCCTGCTTGGTGGCATATGTGACAATTCTAGTGGGAGGCCGAGGGACAAGAGAAGTAGGCTGGAAGATCTTGTGCCCGTTGCTCAGTGTGGTAGCTTTGGCACAGCTCGTAGCCATGTCGCTTGTG GCTGGGTTATATGAACATGATGCACGGTTCTTCGTTGGCTGGACATTGGCAAAGTCGTTTATCCTATGCACCGTGAGCTGGATCGTGCTGTTCGTCAATGCCACGAGCGTGCTCGGAGCAGCATTCTGCTTGGAGCCCGAGGACGATTATGAAAGAATACCGTGA
- a CDS encoding uncharacterized protein (SMCOG1169:sugar transport protein~antiSMASH:Cluster_16), with amino-acid sequence MPGLFSHNGLLGGRISGKALEVGVCVTAASGFLLFGYDQGVMSGIITEPMFLEVFPQMEPNNKSGAIQALVVAIYEVGCLLGSMMIVAVGDRLGRRRSVLIGTVIMLIGTAIQASATTLGQMIVGRIVTGWGNGMNTSSIPVWQSEMAPPKIRGFLVLFEGALITGGIMLSYWINYGFWFVTQHGSFQWRFPIAFQAVFGIALIIGVLLYPESPRWLIKKGKATQAREIMSILEGKDVEDPTLIADIQEMQRVNEITSSSKLTAKELLSNGKEMNLWRLSAACAAQAFQQLGGLNLVTYYATTVFEDSLGFDPELSRLMTGCLGTEFFLAALVALVVVDRLGRRKLMLWGAMGMAISLLIIGACLSKATATYKAPAYAATVFIFVYNTCFAIGWLGVTWLYPAEVTPIRIRAEANGFSTMSNWIINYGVVQLAPIMINKIGWQTYFVFMCFNFMHVPVVFWFFPETNGYKLEAMDAIFERAHERGENPVWTERKVRKGKEGLDVEKHDHDGVASTEEPEGGVRGAELEKEEMSRDSDADVRSSQGM; translated from the exons ATGCCTGGGCTCTTCTCGCACAATGGCCTACTCGGCGGCCGCATCAGCGGTAAAGCTCTTGAGGTGGGAGTTTGTGTCACAGCGGCTTCTGGATTTCTGTTATTCGGATACGACCAAG GTGTCATGAGTGGAATCATCACCGAGCCAATGTTCCTCGAAGTCTTCCCGCAAATGGAACCCAACAATAAATCTGGTGCTATTCAAGCTCTCGTCGTGGCCATCTACGAGGTCGGCTGTCTTCTCGGCTCTATGATGATCGTGGCTGTTGGCGATCGACTTGGCCGTCGGCGGTCTGTACTCATTGGAACTGTCATCATGCTTATTGGAACTGCGATTCAGGCTTCGGCGACTACGCTCGGCCAGATGATCGTTGGCCGAATAGTAACCGGCTGGGGTAATGGAATGAACACCAGTTCAATACCGGTCTGGCAATCCGAAATGGCACCACCGAAAATTCGTGGATTCTTGGTGCTGTTCGAAGGTGCTCTGATCACTGGTGGTATCATGCTGTCGTACTG GATCAACTATGGCTTCTGGTTCGTCACTCAACATGGCTCATTCCAATGGAGATTCCCAATCGCCTTCCAAGCAGTATTCGGGATTGCCCTCATTATCGGTGTCCTGCTCTACCCCGAATCACCACGATGGTTGATCAAGAAAGGCAAAGCCACGCAGGCTCGCGAGATCATGTCCATCCTGGAAGGCAAAGACGTTGAAGACCCAACCTTGATCGCCGATATCCAGGAGATGCAGCGAGTGAACGAAATTACCTCGTCTTCAAAACTGACTGCTAAGGAACTTCTTTCCAATGGCAAGGAGATGAACCTCTGGAGACTGAGCGCTGCTTGCGCCGCGCAGGCCTTCCAGCAATTAGGCGGGTTAAATCTGGTAACTTACTACGCTACGACAGTCTTCGAGGACTCGTTGGGTTTCGACCCAGAACTGTCACGGTTAATGACAGGGTGTCTCGGGACCGAATTTTTTCTCGCAGCTCTGGTAGCCCTGGTCGTAGTCGACAGACTCGGCAGAAGAAAACTCATGCTTTGGGGAGCAATGGGCATGGCAATTTCTTTACTCATCATTGGTGCATGCCTGAGCAAAGCTACGGCTACTTACAAGGCACCTGCATACGCCGCTAcggtcttcatcttcgtatACAATACCTGCTTCGCCATTGGCTGGCTCGGAGTGACTTGGCTTTATCCTGCTGAAGTTACACCTATCAGGATTCGAGCAGAGGCAAACGG GTTCTCCACCATGTCCAACTGGATTATCAACTACGGCGTGGTCCAGCTCGCGCCAATCATGATCAACAAAATTGGTTGGCAGACATATTTCGTCTTTATGTGCTTCAACTTCATGCACGTTCCCGTGGTCTTTTGGTTCTTCCCAGAGACAAACGGATACAAGCTTGAAGCCATGGACGCGATCTTCGAGCGTGCGCACGAGAGAGGCGAGAATCCAGTATGGACTGAAAGAAAGGTGAGAAAAGGCAAAGAAGGATTGGATGTGGAAAAGCATGACCACGATGGCGTCGCAAGCACAGAAGAGCCGGAGGGCGGGGTGAGAGGAGCAGAGttggagaaagaggagatgTCGAGAGACTCAGATGCCGATGTTCGTTCGAGTCAAGGAATGTGA
- a CDS encoding uncharacterized protein (antiSMASH:Cluster_16) — MPKHSRLLKELRHEPVNGRSIFANPDILSSSQAASQSQSPHSTGAAHQRRAIRPVPAGILDQCTICMEEQLFSQAFALLESGLSAGFDTNAPACIPPPQHLALASTLVVHPSMTTRTDDPDKRIAADHAAKYLREVVAMVGVEGTGLPEALQFGQSNNARTGRTKRAKTRRSDAVYESDENEDTSRLRSHYSERQSLGENAQDFWAVVGWAFNCSVKHKARWQRWRIWLELMLDVLQHDLAARVSQGMAHAKNNTFSKTLFAQYMSTVGAGRNNMRRLMRAVLADGSEKSLREFGEIWKNETKPPKKKEESRSAKRRKLDLDNDDYGDYLENYSEEDAAETRSARSRSVTASRRRRSRTPANPDTNTQDDDRDSGFEDTTEADAIEQFGGMETIQLRQRFLAIFTAFSRAAPTLFVDTEELFSIFTEFIRPLPLQIFQQFTLPTTAYLSADLQTSLNEMMSRPLLGTHATQGLIDQREFEASFATCTATNASFVDNAKVSLLSESMLRALWTSGHLIGDLPRLKTLVEQGIQMRSDKTATDGRRKAGKKSYLDEEAKIVLDCSGQRMGLLLRVIVGR, encoded by the coding sequence ATGCCCAAACACAGTCGCTTGCTCAAAGAGTTGCGACACGAGCCCGTCAATGGCCGCAGCATTTTCGCCAATCCCGATATTCTCTCATCGTCTCAAGCCGCATCGCAATCACAATCACCCCACAGCACTGGAGCTGCACACCAGAGACGTGCGATACGACCGGTACCAGCTGGTATATTGGATCAATGCACCATCTGTATGGAGGAACAGCTCTTCTCACAAGCTTTTGCTCTGCTTGAAAGTGGACTGAGCGCCGGCTTCGACACGAATGCACCAGCCTGTATCCCACCGCCGCAGCATCTTGCTCTCGCCTCCACACTCGTTGTTCATCCATCGATGACGACACGTACGGATGACCCTGATAAGCGAATTGCAGCAGATCACGCTGCGAAATACCTTCGAGAAGTCGTGGCCATGGTGGGCGTCGAAGGAACTGGACTTCCGGAAGCTTTGCAGTTCGGACAGTCGAACAACGCGCGAACTGGGCGGACGAAACGCGCAAAGACGAGACGCAGTGACGCGGTGTATGAGAGCGACGAAAATGAGGATACAAGCAGATTGCGGAGCCATTATTCAGAGAGGCAATCATTGGGAGAGAATGCGCAAGACTTCTGGGCGGTCGTCGGCTGGGCGTTCAATTGCAGTGTCAAACACAAAGCACGGTGGCAGAGATGGCGGATCTGGCTCGAATTAATGCTTGACGTTTTGCAGCACGATTTGGCTGCACGCGTTTCACAAGGAATGGCTCACGCCAAAAACAACACCTTTTCCAAGACTCTGTTTGCACAGTACATGTCGACCGTCGGTGCTGGTAGGAACAACATGCGACGGCTCATGCGTGCGGTGCTAGCAGATGGTTCAGAAAAGAGCCTTAGGGAGTTCGGAGAGATCTGGAAGAACGAAACCAAGCCAccaaagaagaaagaagaatcGCGATCGGCCAAGCGACGAAAGCTCGATCTGGACAACGACGATTATGGCGACTATCTCGAGAACTACTCGGAAGAAGATGCGGCAGAAACGCGCTCGGCCAGATCGCGCTCGGTCACTGCATCAAGACGCCGACGAAGTCGAACCCCTGCGAACCCAGACACGAACACCCAAGACGACGATCGTGACAGTGGTTTCGAAGATACCACTGAGGCTGATGCGATTGAGCAATTTGGCGGGATGGAAACCATACAATTACGGCAGAGATTTCTGGCTATCTTCACAGCCTTTAGCAGGGCCGCGCCCACACTGTTCGTGGATACCGAGGAGCTTTTCTCCATTTTCACGGAATTCATCAGACCCCTGCCGCTCCAGATATTTCAGCAATTCACTTTGCCTACAACAGCATATCTGAGTGCCGACCTACAAACGTCATTGAACGAGATGATGTCCCGGCCGCTGCTTGGAACGCATGCCACACAAGGTCTGATCGATCAGAGAGAGTTTGAGGCATCCTTCGCTACATGCACAGCGACCAACGCTTCGTTCGTAGACAACGCCAAAGTCAGTTTGCTGTCCGAGAGTATGCTTCGTGCTCTGTGGACTTCTGGACATCTAATTGGTGATTTGCCCCGGCTGAAAACCTTGGTCGAGCAAGGCATCCAAATGCGATCTGACAAGACTGCCACTGATGGTCGAAGAAAGGCTGGCAAGAAGTCATACTTAGATGAAGAGGCTAAGATCGTCCTGGATTGTTCAGGACAGCGAATGGGCTTACTACTGCGAGTGATTGTTGGTCGATAG
- a CDS encoding uncharacterized protein (CAZy:GH64~antiSMASH:Cluster_16), with protein MRASLRALLLTAACIVGQVAAAPAVSVVVRQTPDAVPVMPGGVEDLIITAENTLNATNPEPVPANETRMGIQANRQLPLALVNNIGGAVNAYITGLDPSGRVVFVQPNGQFMYPPADASFTTPREVFGNIAIPLNTAQGSTTRITLPDYLSSGRIWFAKGNLKFYSIWAGNAPGQVQPSFANPRDPSAGVDWGFVEFTNNAGGLYANLSYVDFVGLALGMSMQPGSGAVRTVRGLRTSGVGAVCSALAAQGRKDGAPWGQLCQSGGNGPLRVVAPYPFMQSSSGAFGDYLAGHVGRVWDRYRTSTLTIDTQMAAGRVNCRVNGDWLSCDGDNRAYAKPSTADIFGCNSGPFAIQGSDNAVHRAVVPRLCAAFNRGTMLKSALQPGPSHDTYYKNERNNWYSQIVHSNQPDGRGYAFSYDDVNPTGGVDQSGTLADGNPQLLSIFVGGA; from the exons ATGAGGGCCTCTTTGCGAGCACTGCTGCTGACTGCAGCCTGCATTGTTGGACAGGTTGCCGCAGCGCCAGCGGTTTCTGTGGTCGTTCGCCAAACTCCTGATGCTGTTCCGGTCATGCCAGGAGGTGTCGAGGACCTCATCATCACAGCAGAGAACACACTCAACGCAACCAATCCTGAGCCAGTCCCGGCCAATGAGACACGTATGGGAATTCAGGCCAATCGCCAGCTGCCACTCGCACTGGTCAACAACATTGGAGGTGCCGTCAATGCCTACATCACTGGCCTGGACCCAAGCGGCCGTGTGGTCTTCGTTCAGCCAAATG GTCAATTCATGTATCCTCCAGCAGATGCAAGCTTCACAACTCCGCGCGAGGTGTTTGGCAACATCGCCATCCCTTTGAACACTGCACAAGGCAGCACCACTCGCATTACTCTTCCCGACTATCTGTCTTCCGGCCGTATCTGGTTCGCGAAGGGCAACTTGAAGTTCTACTCCATCTGGGCCGGAAACGCTCCTGGCCAGGTGCAGCCCAGCTTTGCCAACCCAAGAGATCCTTCTGCAGGCGTAGACTGGGGCTTCGTCGAGTTCACCAACAATGCAGGTGGCTTGTATGCAAACCTCTCTTACGTCGATTTCGTTGGACTCGCTCTCGGCATGTCGATGCAACCTGGTAGCGGTGCTGTACGAACTGTGCGCGGCCTCCGTACGTCTGGTGTGGGTGCAGTCTGCTCTGCACTCGCCGCCCAGGGAAGGAAAGATGGCGCTCCTTGGGGTCAGCTCTGCCAAAGTGGTGGTAACGGCCCTCTCCGAGTTGTTGCTCCTTATCCATTCATGCAGTCCAGCTCAGGCGCATTTGGAGATTACTTGGCTGGCCATGTTGGTCGTGTCTGGGACAGATACCGGACCAGCACCCTCACGATCGATACTCAGATGGCCGCTGGCAGGGTCAACTGCCGTGTCAATGGCGACTGGCTTTCATGCGACGGCGACAACCGTGCTTACGCAAAGCCTTCGACCGCAGACATCTTTGGATGCAACAGCGGTCCATTCGCCATCCAGGGATCCGACAATGCCGTCCACCGAGCAGTAGTTCCCAGACTCTGTGCTGCTTTCAATCGCGGCACTATGTTGAAGAGTGCCCTCCAGCCAGGGCCATCCCACGACACTTACTACAAGAACGAGCGCAACAACTGGTACTCGCAGATCGTGCACTCGAACCAGCCCGATGGAAGAGGGTATGCATTTAGCTACGACGATGTCAACCCAACAGGAGGCGTCGACCAGAGCGGGACTCTGGCCGACGGCAACCCGCAATTGCTCAGCATCTTTGTTGGTGGAGCATAG
- a CDS encoding uncharacterized protein (antiSMASH:Cluster_16) — protein MPKAAHFHQVEQDTPTKEYSYDDQRWRSKPLTPHQILVNDIRLETLRPSRGPLLECHERSPQTLVPDTAAFTPSASLMRVNEATDNPIEKQKYTNLEEDFGWIRYLRSRKLQKNALDDEDAAKCRWIHCSSKFPEYIRGFLWALSDDLNTVADSMRMLDIVMQRQTRFSKHGKSFQPFSQTLRSATTDSRTRDLYPMMISVPFLDWTVQGPTPPLRFQVDKREGFLSARSSAHIVRSILQYYYRLEDTQDREDTQVFSKHKPWRTNRELDLKVRQWYGQYPTALNVDELWILAIDAEHIVTFSSNQTWKSRWPPFQLTSRIADVSFRGIRNNYFRSDEKREYTAITHAIASLSGAVGMMHRNFWPDLYLCLADRYAGHLGHLQYRLHRAPSTKLVMDLIACQEELNIVIQITEQQLDTINDLQMSMEAVEPKTEPTKATTTKVPASEPDELDDHDLTRSFVSRRSTYRQLSASVLSDPVAQLVDNLERELADLRDLRDNTDRLVTRTIQLVNIRLEDHGKAILVFTVVTIVFLPLNFVSSFFGMNFSDIRDMETTQWLFWAVAVAVTVSVVASAVFLAFSGGPLLEKVMMWRDARRDTRMSTTSSLRQRADSHGRSGFQVFGTDKDAYGSRSMQAG, from the coding sequence ATGCCAAAAGCAGCGCATTTTCATCAGGTCGAGCAAGACACGCCGACGAAGGAATACAGCTACGACGACCAGAGATGGCGTTCAAAGCCATTGACTCCGCACCAGATCCTGGTTAACGATATTCGACTGGAAACTCTGCGTCCTTCGCGAGGCCCCTTATTAGAGTGCCACGAACGTAGTCCGCAGACTCTGGTTCCCGACACTGCAGCTTTCACGCCTTCTGCAAGCTTGATGAGAGTCAACGAGGCCACCGATAACCCTATCGAGAAACAGAAATACACCAACCTGGAAGAGGACTTTGGCTGGATTCGGTATTTGCGATCGCGAAAGTTGCAGAAAAATGCactcgacgacgaagatgcggcGAAATGCCGATGGATCCACTGCTCGTCAAAGTTTCCGGAATACATTCGAGGGTTCCTATGGGCACTTTCAGACGACCTGAACACCGTGGCGGATTCCATGCGAATGCTTGACATTGTCATGCAACGACAGACTCGTTTCTCCAAACATGGCAAATCATTTCAGCCATTCTCACAGACGCTCAGATCTGCTACCACAGATTCTCGCACGCGAGACTTGTATCCCATGATGATCTCTGTGCCTTTTCTTGACTGGACAGTACAAGGGCCGACCCCTCCACTGAGATTCCAGGTTGACAAGCGTGAGGGCTTTCTCAGCGCAAGATCATCGGCCCATATTGTGCGATCTATTTTGCAATACTACTATCGACTGGAAGATACTCAAGATCGCGAGGATACTCAAGTCTTCTCCAAGCACAAACCATGGCGCACGAATCGGGAGCTGGACCTCAAGGTCCGGCAGTGGTATGGCCAGTATCCGACAGCACTAAATGTTGATGAGCTGTGGATCCTCGCGATCGACGCAGAGCACATCGtgactttttcctctaaccAGACTTGGAAATCTCGCTGGCCACCTTTCCAGCTCACTTCTCGGATTGCCGACGTCTCATTTCGTGGTATCCGAAACAACTACTTCCGGTCAGACGAAAAGAGAGAATACACTGCAATAACCCATGCTATAGCGAGTCTGAGTGGCGCTGTTGGCATGATGCACCGGAATTTCTGGCCAGACCTGTATCTGTGTTTGGCTGATAGATATGCTGGACATCTGGGACACCTGCAATATCGATTGCATCGCGCTCCTTCCACCAAGCTGGTCATGGATCTTATTGCTTGCCAGGAAGAATTAAACATTGTCATTCAGATCACAGAGCAACAACTCGATACTATCAACGACCTGCAAATGTCCATGGAGGCCGTTGAGCCCAAAACTGAGCCTACGAAGGCCACAACGACCAAGGTGCCAGCCTCGGAGCCTGACGAGCTCGACGACCACGATCTCACCAGAAGTTTCGTGTCTCGAAGATCGACCTATCGTCAGTTGTCAGCATCAGTCCTGTCGGACCCCGTTGCCCAACTGGTGGACAATCTAGAGCGGGAGCTGGCAGATTTGCGCGATTTGCGTGACAACACGGATCGACTTGTGACTCGCACAATACAGCTCGTCAACATACGTCTGGAAGACCATGGCAAGGCGATTCTTGTTTTCACTGTGGTTACCATTGTCTTTCTGCCACTGAACTTCGTCTCGTCGTTCTTCGGCATGAACTTCAGCGACATTCGAGACATGGAAACCACGCAATGGCTCTTTTGGGCAGTGGCTGTGGCAGTCACTGTGAGCGtcgttgcttctgctgtgttCTTGGCTTTCAGTGGCGGTCCTTTGCTGGAGAAGGTAATGATGTGGCGAGACGCAAGACGAGATACACGCATGTCCACAACCTCTTCTCTGCGACAAAGAGCTGACAGTCATGGGCGATCTGGCTTCCAAGTTTTTGGCACAGACAAAGATGCCTACGGCAGCCGCTCGATGCAAGCAGGCTGA
- a CDS encoding uncharacterized protein (antiSMASH:Cluster_16), with protein sequence MNLLSHLRLINEHNVRTLRNSPLAETAGSLGDLGTLLPLMIAMAVNGSIDLGSTLVFSGLANILTGVYFGIPLPVQPMKAIAAVAISQGFSKEETAAAGLAMGVAIFVLSATGLLKWLHRVVPVSVVKGIQVGAGLSLVISAGSSLIKPLGWASPALDNRVWAIAAFIFLLVAALIPRIPYALLVFLFGLIVAAISTKNDHHEAFAAIIWHPSPFVPSGKAWSTGIVEAAVPQLPLTTLNSVLAVTSLAASLFPSFPPTPSTTSIGFSVAFANLVGCWFGAMPVCHGSGGLAGQYRFGARSGSSIILLGLVKLVLGLFAGNAIIPTLQQFPKSLLGVMVLAAGVELSKVGQNVGEARDLWEQAEEDHANDRASRKSRQATEQESKDRWTVMLITVAGCLAFKNDAVGFLAGLLWHWGLKLPQVIERIRSSRRSVRLEEVERQDGLVS encoded by the coding sequence ATGAATTTACTCTCACATCTGCGCCTCATCAACGAACACAATGTACGCACACTTCGCAACTCGCCGCTTGCCGAAACGGCGGGCTCGCTGGGAGATCTGGGGACTCTGTTGCCACTGATGATAGCCATGGCTGTCAATGGATCCATCGATCTTGGAAGCACCTTGGTGTTCTCAGGGCTCGCAAACATACTGACTGGAGTGTACTTTGGGATACCTTTACCAGTACAACCTATGAAGGCCATAGCAGCAGTGGCGATATCGCAAGGCTTTAGCAAAGAggagactgctgctgctggtctggCGATGGGTGTGGCAATCTTCGTGTTGAGTGCTACTGGCTTGCTCAAATGGCTGCACCGGGTAGTACCAGTCAGTGTTGTGAAAGGCATTCAGGTTGGAGCAGGACTAAGCTTGGTGATAAGCGCTGGGAGCAGCCTCATCAAGCCGCTAGGCTGGGCATCTCCAGCACTAGACAACCGTGTCTGGGCCATCGCGGCCTTCATCTTCCTTCTGGTCGCTGCACTGATTCCACGGATACCCTATGCGCTTCTGGTTTTCCTGTTTGGGCTCATCGTTGCGGCGATTTCGACCAAGAACGATCACCACGAAGCATTTGCTGCTATAATCTGGCATCCTTCACCGTTCGTCCCATCTGGCAAGGCTTGGAGTACCGGCATCGTCGAGGCCGCAGTTCCACAGCTGCCGCTGACCACGCTGAACAGTGTCCTTGCTGTAACTTCACTTGCCGCAAGTCTATTTCCCTCATTCCCGCCGACACCAAGCACCACTTCAATTGGCTTCTCGGTTGCATTTGCGAATCTCGTCGGGTGCTGGTTTGGAGCGATGCCGGTGTGTCACGGATCTGGAGGGTTGGCAGGGCAGTATCGTTTTGGCGCAAGAAGTGGCTCCAGCATCATATTGTTGGGTCTGGTGAAGCTGGTGCTCGGACTCTTTGCTGGCAATGCAATCATCCCAACATTGCAACAATTCCCGAAAAGTTTACTTGGTGTCATGGTTCTCGCTGCGGGAGTAGAGCTTAGCAAAGTCGGGCAGAATGTAGGCGAAGCAAGAGATCTATGGGAGCAAGCTGAAGAGGATCACGCAAATGACCGGGCGTCAAGGAAATCACGACAGGCCACTGAACAGGAAAGCAAAGATCGATGGACAGTGATGCTCATTACTGTGGCAGGTTGTCTGGCCTTTAAGAACGACGCTGTCGGCTTCCTGGCTGGTCTTCTGTGGCATTGGGGTTTGAAGCTACCTCAAGTGATTGAGCGCATCCGGTCCAGTCGCCGATCCGTAAGACTGGAAGAGGTAGAACGGCAAGATGGACTGGTCTCATAA